Genomic window (Vampirovibrionales bacterium):
GCTTGCCTTCCTCGAAGCGCCGCGCCGTCCGCGCATGCTGCCCAAAGCCCTTTCGGCGAGCGATGTGGCGCGCATGCTGAACTTCAGCGATCTTGACCCGATGGATCGCGCGATTCTCGAACTGCTGTACGCCTGCGGCCTGCGCGTGTCTGAGCTGACGTCGCTGCGCGTGGCCTCGCTGGACTTGAAGGCGGGTTATCTGCGTTGCTTCGGCAAAGGCGGGAAAGAACGCCTCGTACCGATGGGCGACGCGTCGATCGCCATTCTGCGCGAATATCTGGAGGGCAAGGGCCTGACCGCGCACCCGCACGGCGAGCGTCCGCTGTTTTCGCGCGCGGATCGCCCTGAGGCCATTAGCCGAAAAGACGTCTGGGAACGCGTAAAAGCGCTTGGGCGCAGAATATCCCGGGATATTTCGCCGCATACGCTGCGCCACAGTTTCGCGACCCATCTGCTCGAAAACGGCGCGGATTTACGCGTGGTTCAGGAGCTGCTCGGCCACAGCGATATCGCCACAACGCAGATTTACACCCATGTGAGCAAAAAACGCGCGCAGCAGGCGCATCGACAAGCGTTTGACGCGTCGCCGCGACAGGGCACATATTAAACAACCCCGTGGCGCATTGCCGCCCGTCTTCGCGGCGCGTAAAATGCCCCTATGAAGATTCTGCCGACCGTTTTTCGCGCGATGGCGCGCCATTGGCGTTTTGTGCTGCTGACCCTGCTGGCGCTGGCGATTCTGACGGTCAGCCTGATGAATTTCTATCGCTCTGAGCCGGTTTTGGCCGTGCAGGCGCAGCGCCGCGACGCGTTGATCACGCTGACGGTGACGGGCGCCATCGCGGCAGACAATACCGTATCGGTCACAGCGCCCTTTCAGGCGCGGATTACGGCGATTCATACGCGTCAGGGCAATGCAATCTCGGCGGGTCAGCCGCTGGTGACGCTGGAAGCCGACGACTCCGCCGCCGCGCTGGCGCAGGCCCAGGCCCAGATGCGTGAAGCGCGCGCCGCGCTGGCCTTTGTATCGCAAGGCACGCGCCCCGAAGACCTCAGTCGCCTGAAAAGCCGTATTCAGGAAGCGGACTGGCAGCGCACCCAGGCGCAAGCCGCTCTTAAAAGCGCGCAGGCCGACGCCGATCAGGCGCGTCGTTATGTTGAGCGGATGACGCCGCTGGCCAAAGACGGGGCCATCAGCGCGAATGAGTATGACGCTCTGAGCGCGCGCGCACAGGCGGCGGCTCAAACCGTTTCCAGCCTGCAATCGGCGATGGCGGCTTCAGCGGCGCGCGCGCAGCAGGCGCGAGACGATTATGAGAAAGGCCGCGTCGGCCCCACCGGTCCTGAGCGCCAACAGGCGAGCGCCGCTTACGAGGCGGCCCGGCAGCGTGCGCGCATGCTGGCTGCGCAACTGGGGCAACGCGTCATTCGGAGTCCGCTGTCGGGAATCACGCTGGCCCGCCTGCAAGAGCCGGGCGATATCGCGATGCCCGGTCAGCCGATCCTGCGCATTGCCGATCGTGGCACGCTGGAAGTGGAGGCCTATGTCGAAGAAAGCGAGTTAAGCCGCATTGCGACCGGCCAGCACTGCGAAGTCGTGCTTGACGCTAGCCCGGAAACGCCGCTGGCCTGTGTCGTGCGCGAGATTGGCGACGAGGTGAACCCGGACAACGGCACGGTCATCGTCAAGGCGAATATCGTCTCACAGCGGCCCGAAGCCAGCCCTTCGCGCCTGTTGTCGGGCATGCAGGCCGATATTACGTTTATGACCGGCTCGCTGCGCCAGGCAATTACCTTGCCCGCGACCGCCGTCGAAAAAGCCGGCGCCGGCTGGCGGACCTACGTTATCTCTCAGGGCAAGGCGCATGCCCGCGCGGTGACGGCGCGCCGTATTTCGCTGGAAACCGTTGAGATTCAATCCGGTTTGCAGCCCGGCGAGTGGGTGGCGCGCGCCGCCTCTTCCGATCTGCTGGCCAAGCGTCGCGTGGTCGCCCAACCCGCCCCTTCTCCTGACGATAAGTCGCGCGCGGCCAGCAAGCCGCCTTCACGGTAAACAGTGCGTTTTGACGCCGCGCTCGCCGAATAAAAAAGACTTATTTTAGCTTCTTCTTATCTTTTCTGTATTGTTCATAGCTGAATTTTTGAATCACATTGAAATCTAAAAGATAAATATCGGCGTTATCTGTCTGTACGGATACCGGCCCGGCAAAGAAAGAATGAAGGGGGTCTAAAGAATCCACTCGATTTCGCTGAGGATCAAATATAAACACGCTTCGAAACGTCTTTTCTCGTTGTTCCCATGCGCCCCCTCCTATAATTATTATTTTTCCATCCGGCAAAGCAAAGACCGCGGGACTAGATTTTGGCTGCGGAATTGTATTAGCGACAGAGGAGGTCTTTTGATTTAAATCAATAATTTCAATGGGCTCTTTTTTATTGAAATAGGGATGTTCGTGGAACGTTTCGCTATCCAAATCCTCTATAGTTGGATCAATCCCCCCAATAACGGCGACTTTATCACCCTTGAGGGGGATTAATGCGGTTTTAGAATTTCGTACAAACTTTAAATTGGTAACAGAGGTTGTTTTATAAGTTTTTGTATTAAACAACTCAACCAATGTCACATGGGGTATCGGCTTGTACTCCCCTTTCTTAAAAATAGGGCGAGGAACCGCAAACGATCCGCCCGCAATCAGAATGTTGTCATCCGGCAAACGGAGCAGGGTATGGCGATTCCTGGGAATTATCAAGTGGCCCACAATTTTTATCTCATTAGTTTTAGCGTCGAAGAGCCAAATGCGATTGCCAGTCGTATCTTTTTGCTGCTTAGCGAAACCACCGATAAAGAATACGCGGCCATCTGGCAACATAATTCCAGAGGTCCTGGAAGTAACTGCACTTATATTAAAAACCGGCGTAAACTTTTCGGTTTTAAGATCCAATATTTCTGCGACCTCTTCCCTACATTTATCAGAAGGATTCTCCGTTATAGAACCTCCATAAATCAAAATTCTCTTATCTAAGAGCTGGAGCATTTCTGGCATAAAACGCTCGCAAACCAGCTTTCGTTTTGTTGGGACAATTCTGTTTTGCTTTATGAGATAAAAATGCTCAGGGCCAATCAATAATCGCCCATCTTTCAAATCCAGGACAGAATTTAACCGGTATATTGAGTCATAGGTACGCAACACCTTAAAATATTTACTGCCCCTACCCATTAAAAAGAAGGAAAGCGCTAACAAGCCTACAAGAATACTGACAAGCGCTAGAATTGTCCATTTGAGTAACGCTCTGCCGCTCAACGGGCGGGATTGCTTGTCAGGAGAAGACACCGGTCGTATCCTTTTGCCTTTGTGACTCTCACTTAGTATAAGACAAAGGGCTTAGCGCTGTGAAGATTGTAGCAATTCTCTGGATGGCTTGTCAGGCTTGTAAAAGAATCTCTGAGTTGAGTGGGTCTACACGCCAAGTATTTTAAAACGTGTTCTGCTCAGGGTAAGATCACTTGATTCGGGGTTAAATACAGTCTTTGATTAGATTTTCTTGAAAGCCGGCAGATTTCGCCGTCTTCTTCATGCCGCCCGATCAAAGGAATTGTCGTCGCTGTGGGGCGTCAATTTTTCGAGAGTTCAATCGCTGGCACGGTCCTCAGCCCGCGAAAAACACACTTGGTTACAATGCGATTCGCCCGCTTTCTTTTCGGGCATAGAACCCATGGGTGTGATTATTAACCTCTCCTTTTTCTTTCTACGCTTTTTGGGCGGCGTGTAGGGCGTCGCCCTTTTTATTGGCGCGCACGCCGTTTGTCAGCGTTGGGAGAGGAGCAGGGGCGGCGAGGCGCTTTCCAGTTGCGGCGCTATCTGGGCTTCCACCACCCAGCGCGCAAAGGCGAAAGATGCCGTAAAGGCCGGAGAAATCGCGTTGAGCACGTGCGTGGAGCGCGGGCCCGGCTGCACGACAAAATCGTTTTCGAGCGTGCGGGTTTGGGTGTTCAGCAGTTGGGCGCGAATGCCTACCTTGGCGCTGGCGACCATATCGGCGCTGCGCAGGCGCGGAACCAGCGCGCGCGCGGCCTGGGCGAAAACAGGCTTCAAAAATCGCAATGCTTCCTGATGCGCAAACGTGCGAAAACCGCCTGAATTCAGGGCGTATTGCTCCAGCAGACGCGCGCCGATGACAGGCGTTTCCCAGGGATCGAGTCCGCGCAGCGCCCCGTAATGCTCGCGCCCAAACGCCGGAATTGCCGTCGGCCCCAGATAAATATTGCCGGAATACCCCTTGGTGAAATGCACGCCAAGAAACGGCACGCGCAAATCCGGCACGGGGTAGATATGGCCGCGAATATTCAGCGGGCAATGCGGCGACAGATTGTAATACAGCCCCTTAAAAGGAAGAATCCGGTACTGACGGCCCACGTTGAACGCATGCGCCAGCGTGTCGGCGTGCAAGCCCGCCGCGTTAATGAAATGCCCGTAAGACCAGCGCGCGTTGCCAGCGTAAAATTCGCCGCGCCCCGGCTGCAACTCGCGCGCCGGCGCCGCCAGATGAATCCTCACGCCTTGCGCGGCGCAATCGTCCGCCAGTTGGCGAATAATAGCGCCAGGGTTGAATACGGCGGTGTCAGGCGAATGCAAAGCCCGACCCGTGACGGTGTGGGCTTCTGGTTCCAGCGCGCGCAAGGCGTCGGCGTCAATCAGCGAGACGTTTGCG
Coding sequences:
- a CDS encoding efflux RND transporter periplasmic adaptor subunit, producing the protein MKILPTVFRAMARHWRFVLLTLLALAILTVSLMNFYRSEPVLAVQAQRRDALITLTVTGAIAADNTVSVTAPFQARITAIHTRQGNAISAGQPLVTLEADDSAAALAQAQAQMREARAALAFVSQGTRPEDLSRLKSRIQEADWQRTQAQAALKSAQADADQARRYVERMTPLAKDGAISANEYDALSARAQAAAQTVSSLQSAMAASAARAQQARDDYEKGRVGPTGPERQQASAAYEAARQRARMLAAQLGQRVIRSPLSGITLARLQEPGDIAMPGQPILRIADRGTLEVEAYVEESELSRIATGQHCEVVLDASPETPLACVVREIGDEVNPDNGTVIVKANIVSQRPEASPSRLLSGMQADITFMTGSLRQAITLPATAVEKAGAGWRTYVISQGKAHARAVTARRISLETVEIQSGLQPGEWVARAASSDLLAKRRVVAQPAPSPDDKSRAASKPPSR
- a CDS encoding tyrosine recombinase; protein product: MLLLLSEYLENLAQERGASANTLSAYERDILAFLDFFSERRHGVAQITTRHAHQYLAHLRKQNNATSTILRKTSSIRGFYRWMQEKGLVQDNPLAFLEAPRRPRMLPKALSASDVARMLNFSDLDPMDRAILELLYACGLRVSELTSLRVASLDLKAGYLRCFGKGGKERLVPMGDASIAILREYLEGKGLTAHPHGERPLFSRADRPEAISRKDVWERVKALGRRISRDISPHTLRHSFATHLLENGADLRVVQELLGHSDIATTQIYTHVSKKRAQQAHRQAFDASPRQGTY
- the lhgO gene encoding L-2-hydroxyglutarate oxidase yields the protein MSAPAGCQTTDIAIIGAGIVGLTIAWELRQRYATARIDVFEKEPELARHSSGRNSGVLHAGLYYPEQTLKARVCVEGARLLAAYCEERGLPMNRVGKVVLPVRAEDDALLDLLCSRGQNNGANVSLIDADALRALEPEAHTVTGRALHSPDTAVFNPGAIIRQLADDCAAQGVRIHLAAPARELQPGRGEFYAGNARWSYGHFINAAGLHADTLAHAFNVGRQYRILPFKGLYYNLSPHCPLNIRGHIYPVPDLRVPFLGVHFTKGYSGNIYLGPTAIPAFGREHYGALRGLDPWETPVIGARLLEQYALNSGGFRTFAHQEALRFLKPVFAQAARALVPRLRSADMVASAKVGIRAQLLNTQTRTLENDFVVQPGPRSTHVLNAISPAFTASFAFARWVVEAQIAPQLESASPPLLLSQR